The nucleotide sequence GATGCTGTTAAAAAGACTAAGACAATTAAAGAAAGTCAGCATTATAAGTCTCAATTGAACATCATCAAGTCAAGGGACAAGTTTAAAAATATAATAACGGTCAACTCATTGATGCAAGAAATTATTGATTATTCCATAAAAATCGCAAACTTTGATTTTACTGTACTTATACATGGAGAAAGCGGCGTTGGCAAGGAGCTTTTCGCAAGAGCAATACATGAAGCAAGTCAAAGAAAAAACAATGTTTTTTTACCGGTCAACTGTGCTGCTATTTCTAAGGATATTATGGAGTCAGAATTCTTCGGCGCTAAAAAAGGGGTATATACCGGTGCAGAAAAAGATAGGCCGGGTATTTTAGAGCTTGCAGACGGTGGAACGATTTTCTTAGATGAAATATCTGAGCTTCCATTAGACCTTCAAGCAAAATTTTTAAGATTCTTGCAAGATAAGGAAGTTAGAAGGATAGGCGATGTAAGTGCTAAGAAAGTAGATTTAAGGGTTATTGCAGCAACAAACAAAGATTTAAAAGAATTGGTAAATCAAGGAAAGTTTAGAGAAGATTTATACTATAGATTAGAGGGTATAAAAATAGAAATTCCCCCACTTAGAGAAAGAAAAGAGGATATCCCCGTTCTTGCTTACTACTTTTTAGAAGAGTTTAATAAAAAATACAACACCGATGTTAAAGGTTTTTCAAAAGATGCATTAGAAGCACTTATAAATTATTCTTGGCCTGGAAATGTAAGACAACTTCAAAACGTTGTAAATGAAGCATGTATAATCGCTTTTGCAAAGGGGCAATTTATAGAATTAAACCATTTGCCAAAAGAGATAACCGGAATTGAAGATAAACATGCAATGATTTTTGACTATAACTTGGCAAAGAAAATGAACGATACAAACTTTACCACTAAGTATTTAAGAAATCTATTATCTTTTACTAAAGGTAACATATCACAAGCAGCAAAACTTGCAAACATAGAAAGACAATCTCTTCAAAAATTGTTGAAAAAGTATAACGTAGACCCGCAGGAGTTTAGGAAGTAAAGTCTGTATTTAGGGATTTTTAAAAAATTTAATAAGCGATCCTGAGGATAAGAAAAAGACAACTTAAACCGAGACTGTTCCAAAAATATACACTGTTATTCTGCAGCTGGCGAAGAATCTCCTGCTTTTTCTTTTCAAAAAACCAAAAGAGTAGACCCTTTTTAGACTTACGTTCTCAAAATGACAAAAAAGTAAACTTACAAAAATTTTTACAGCATTTTCAATCTAAATTTTCTCCAAACCGGCACAACTTGTAAATTAAATTAGCCAATTAGCATCTGAATAAGCTTAGTTTGAAGCATTCCTAAAATTCCACTTAATATTACATAAAAGATAATAAGTACCACTATAAACTGAAAGTTTTTAGAATTTTCTGAAGGAACTTTTAAAATCTTTTCACTTCCTATATAAATAATGTAAAACATATAGAAGCTGCTTAGAAACAACACAATAGCAGTTAATGGAGAATTTATCATATATATAATTTCAGATATATAAACGGGTATAACAGCATAGACTACAAGGTTAAATACTTTCATTGGATTATCCTCGCCGCCAAAAGATTTGCCAAAAAAGTAAGTTAAACCTGTTAAAAATATAGGTTTAAAAGTTTCAAATACCCATACAATCAATAAGAAAATTAAAATTTTATTAAAATCATTATTTTGAAGCATGTTTAAAATTAAATTCATATAGTCAATAGTTGATTTATCAGCCTTTGGGTCATTTTTAAGCATGTCTAAAAACTGGTTTATAGAAGAAACATAGTTTGACTTTAAAACTGTAAAACCAATCAGATATCCAAGCACCGGAAAGAAAGAGAAAGGAAGAATATATTTTAAAAACATTTCAAAGTAGCCTTTAATCTCTAAGTTTTCCATAGATTTTTTTGGATTTAAATATATATCTAACATTCAACCACCTCAAACGATGCTTTATTAGTTTTTTAATTATACCATTTTAATGGTAATCATAATTATTTTGTGATAAAATTAAGAAAACCATAAACTTAGTTAAGGAGAGTGAATGAAAGAGTTTATTCTTGATGCAAGAAACGTTCCTAAAGCTGTAATAACAACTGCGATAGAATCTGGAGTTGATTTTATATTAATAAAAGAAGAACAAGCAAATGAGATAAAAAAGCTTGGAAGAGTTAAATTGATAGTCCA is from Sulfurihydrogenibium sp. and encodes:
- a CDS encoding sigma-54 dependent transcriptional regulator, whose amino-acid sequence is MMEKGYILVVDDEEDLLVSFKEILEEEGYKVDIESDPVKAVEMVKNNDYDLIISDLKMPGLAGNEFLKEIRKYNGFVSFIILTAYGTVDTAVECMKNGAYDYISKPVDFNDGKIWKLIEDAVKKTKTIKESQHYKSQLNIIKSRDKFKNIITVNSLMQEIIDYSIKIANFDFTVLIHGESGVGKELFARAIHEASQRKNNVFLPVNCAAISKDIMESEFFGAKKGVYTGAEKDRPGILELADGGTIFLDEISELPLDLQAKFLRFLQDKEVRRIGDVSAKKVDLRVIAATNKDLKELVNQGKFREDLYYRLEGIKIEIPPLRERKEDIPVLAYYFLEEFNKKYNTDVKGFSKDALEALINYSWPGNVRQLQNVVNEACIIAFAKGQFIELNHLPKEITGIEDKHAMIFDYNLAKKMNDTNFTTKYLRNLLSFTKGNISQAAKLANIERQSLQKLLKKYNVDPQEFRK
- a CDS encoding Yip1 family protein; its protein translation is MLDIYLNPKKSMENLEIKGYFEMFLKYILPFSFFPVLGYLIGFTVLKSNYVSSINQFLDMLKNDPKADKSTIDYMNLILNMLQNNDFNKILIFLLIVWVFETFKPIFLTGLTYFFGKSFGGEDNPMKVFNLVVYAVIPVYISEIIYMINSPLTAIVLFLSSFYMFYIIYIGSEKILKVPSENSKNFQFIVVLIIFYVILSGILGMLQTKLIQMLIG